A genomic stretch from Desulfotignum balticum DSM 7044 includes:
- a CDS encoding electron transfer flavoprotein subunit alpha/FixB family protein, which yields MTNILVVADIKQGELKGSTAELLSKARALGADTAVVAVGGQVKDLADQLAAAGSDTQFIVEDASLEIFSANPFAAAVVKAANEFNADMVWFGFSETGKAAAPRVAVQLEAACATEIIDVTIDGDAVQIIRPAIANKVLQKVKVNTPKLVAVVRAGAFEADPEIAGKENVVALDPPETDTGAKIKELISDASGEIDLTDADIVVSVGRGAKDQTGVDMVKALADDLAAGFGSSRAMVDAGLMAHNKQVGQTGKIVAPSLYIAVGISGAIQHLAGMNGSKVILAVNKDPEAPIFNVADFGIVGDLFDVVPLLKEEIKKIRA from the coding sequence ATGACAAATATACTTGTAGTTGCAGATATTAAACAGGGGGAGCTCAAAGGGAGCACTGCCGAATTGCTGTCCAAGGCCCGGGCTTTGGGGGCGGATACCGCTGTTGTGGCCGTGGGCGGCCAGGTGAAGGATCTGGCGGATCAGCTGGCCGCCGCCGGATCCGATACCCAGTTTATCGTGGAGGATGCCTCCCTGGAGATTTTTTCCGCCAACCCGTTTGCCGCAGCCGTTGTCAAGGCGGCCAATGAATTCAACGCCGATATGGTGTGGTTTGGATTTTCCGAAACCGGCAAGGCAGCGGCACCCCGGGTGGCCGTGCAGCTGGAAGCCGCCTGTGCCACGGAAATTATAGACGTGACCATTGACGGGGATGCGGTTCAGATCATTCGTCCCGCCATTGCCAACAAGGTGCTGCAAAAGGTGAAGGTCAACACCCCGAAACTGGTGGCTGTGGTCCGGGCCGGTGCGTTTGAAGCGGACCCGGAAATTGCAGGCAAAGAAAACGTGGTCGCCCTGGATCCCCCGGAAACCGATACTGGTGCCAAAATCAAGGAACTGATTTCCGATGCATCCGGTGAAATCGATCTGACGGATGCGGATATCGTGGTGTCCGTGGGACGCGGTGCCAAGGATCAGACCGGCGTGGATATGGTCAAGGCCCTGGCGGATGATCTGGCTGCCGGATTCGGCTCTTCCCGGGCCATGGTGGATGCCGGGTTGATGGCCCACAACAAGCAGGTGGGCCAGACCGGAAAAATCGTGGCCCCGTCTCTGTACATTGCCGTGGGTATTTCCGGGGCAATTCAGCATCTGGCGGGCATGAACGGGTCCAAGGTGATCCTGGCCGTGAACAAGGACCCGGAAGCGCCGATTTTCAATGTGGCGGATTTTGGGATTGTCGGGGACCTCTTTGATGTGGTACCATTGCTCAAAGAAGAAATCAAAAAAATACGGGCGTAA
- a CDS encoding (Fe-S)-binding protein gives MSPLFMTLLLVVGLGIFARTMYQRILLLMALEPADRFNRIKDRLKNMVIIALGQKRLVGRKKERAAGIMHALIFWGFCVLLIRSITLYGEGYVHGFQLPLLGESSVLGYLYIALKDIMEGVVLIMVIWAFYRRLVVKPPRLHNTWEAYLVLGMIGVLMISDLLYDGARFNLIASYGNPGDLHYFNNPTFGQEFLWTPVTILAGNVISGFSAVGMERVMGLMFWIHIITQLTFLNFLPLGKHFHVITSLPNVFLKSLDYPHDKIKLLDLEDESVWEEETLGVNHLHQLNWKQGLDLYTCTECGRCKEVCPTYVTDKPLNLHDFNDTLKAELYANADNLILRAKLARTLTGDAEKDAKTKEKMAVFKPEKALVGEVIALDTLWACTTCRACEQVCPVTIEHVPRIIAMRQGQTLMQGEYPQELNTAFKGLERNGNPWGIGYDKRADWAEGLDVKLMADHPDAEYLLWVGCAGSFDDRTQKVTKALVKILKAAKVDFAILGTEEKCTGDFARRTGNEMMYQMMATENIEVLNGYNVKKIIAACPHCLNTLKHDYPQMGGHYEVVHHSAFINQLIADGKIRVKKSLAGMLTYHDPCYLGRYNEIYDAPRNVLNTLSSQGLNELPRHGTESFCCGAGGGRMWMEETIGSRINVERSKEIVAENAETVAVGCPFCLTMIEDGMKELNKDEDIKTRDIAELVAEHLA, from the coding sequence ATGAGTCCGTTGTTCATGACCCTTTTGCTAGTGGTGGGCCTGGGCATTTTTGCCAGGACCATGTATCAGAGAATCCTTTTGCTCATGGCCCTGGAGCCGGCGGACCGGTTCAACCGGATCAAAGACCGGCTCAAAAACATGGTGATCATCGCCCTGGGCCAGAAACGCCTGGTGGGCCGGAAAAAAGAACGGGCCGCCGGTATCATGCACGCCCTGATTTTCTGGGGATTCTGTGTCCTGCTCATCCGTTCCATCACCCTGTACGGCGAAGGATATGTCCACGGGTTCCAGCTGCCTTTGCTGGGGGAATCCTCTGTTCTGGGATACCTGTACATCGCTTTGAAGGATATCATGGAAGGGGTGGTTCTGATCATGGTGATCTGGGCGTTCTACCGGCGCCTGGTGGTCAAGCCGCCCCGGCTTCACAACACCTGGGAAGCCTATCTGGTCCTGGGCATGATCGGGGTGCTGATGATCTCGGACCTGCTGTATGACGGGGCCCGGTTCAACCTGATCGCCTCATACGGCAATCCCGGGGACCTGCATTATTTCAACAACCCGACATTCGGCCAGGAGTTTCTCTGGACCCCGGTGACCATCCTGGCCGGCAACGTGATCTCCGGTTTTTCCGCCGTGGGCATGGAACGGGTCATGGGGTTGATGTTCTGGATTCATATCATCACCCAGCTCACGTTTCTGAATTTTCTGCCTTTAGGCAAACATTTTCATGTGATTACCTCTTTACCCAACGTATTCCTTAAAAGCCTGGATTATCCCCATGACAAGATCAAACTGCTGGATCTGGAAGATGAATCCGTGTGGGAAGAAGAAACCTTAGGCGTCAATCACCTGCATCAGCTCAACTGGAAACAGGGACTGGACCTGTACACCTGTACGGAGTGCGGCCGGTGCAAGGAAGTGTGTCCCACCTATGTCACGGACAAGCCGTTGAATCTGCATGATTTCAATGACACCCTCAAAGCGGAACTTTATGCCAATGCCGACAATTTGATCCTTCGGGCAAAACTGGCCAGAACCTTGACCGGGGATGCGGAAAAAGATGCCAAGACCAAGGAAAAGATGGCCGTGTTCAAACCGGAAAAAGCCCTGGTAGGAGAAGTGATCGCCCTGGATACCTTGTGGGCCTGCACCACCTGCCGGGCCTGTGAGCAGGTGTGTCCGGTGACCATCGAGCATGTGCCCCGGATCATTGCCATGCGCCAGGGACAGACCCTGATGCAGGGGGAATATCCCCAGGAACTCAACACCGCCTTCAAAGGTCTTGAGCGCAACGGCAATCCCTGGGGTATCGGGTATGACAAGCGGGCTGACTGGGCCGAAGGTCTGGATGTCAAGCTCATGGCTGATCATCCGGATGCCGAGTATCTCTTGTGGGTGGGATGTGCCGGATCATTTGATGACCGGACCCAGAAGGTGACCAAAGCCCTGGTGAAGATTCTGAAAGCCGCTAAAGTTGATTTTGCCATCTTGGGCACGGAAGAAAAATGCACGGGTGATTTTGCCCGCAGGACCGGTAACGAGATGATGTATCAGATGATGGCCACGGAAAACATCGAGGTGCTCAACGGATACAATGTGAAAAAGATCATTGCGGCCTGCCCCCACTGCCTGAATACCCTCAAACATGACTATCCCCAGATGGGGGGGCACTATGAGGTGGTTCATCACAGTGCGTTCATCAATCAGCTCATTGCGGATGGCAAAATCCGGGTGAAAAAATCTTTGGCAGGCATGCTTACCTACCATGATCCCTGCTATCTGGGCCGGTACAATGAGATTTACGATGCCCCCAGAAATGTGTTGAACACCCTGTCCAGCCAGGGCCTGAATGAACTGCCGCGCCACGGCACGGAAAGTTTCTGCTGCGGGGCCGGCGGGGGCCGCATGTGGATGGAAGAGACCATTGGATCCCGCATCAATGTGGAACGGTCTAAAGAGATCGTGGCTGAAAATGCGGAAACCGTGGCCGTGGGCTGTCCCTTCTGCCTGACCATGATCGAGGACGGCATGAAGGAACTCAACAAGGACGAAGATATCAAGACCCGGGATATTGCTGAACTGGTGGCGGAACATCTCGCTTAG
- the fdhD gene encoding formate dehydrogenase accessory sulfurtransferase FdhD yields the protein MKNYFMTIIQDKRIGKRVDIKKRHTQQFRVFECSTDTCDPISMDLIGEEPFLIRIEDHPYSVVMRTPGNEIWHAAGFCLGEGLVNRPEDIRTIGYDVNLDPNVIDIWLTKERKNKIGHLLKRKSFVSQTSCGICGKEMLKDIQSSVQPAPDGFKLSLDRAMTCIAALSKNQKFYQRTRGSHAALLFGPDGETLAFAEDVGRHNGLDKAVGKAFLDHTLARARILVLSSRISYELVQKAARARIPVIISNSRPTALAATMGKSLNMTLAFPVGEDQIMVVCGEHRFIHNSNYMRGIS from the coding sequence ATGAAAAATTATTTTATGACGATAATCCAGGACAAAAGGATCGGAAAAAGGGTGGATATCAAAAAAAGACATACCCAGCAGTTCAGGGTGTTTGAATGCAGTACTGACACCTGCGATCCCATTTCCATGGACCTGATCGGGGAAGAGCCTTTTTTGATCCGCATCGAGGACCACCCCTATTCCGTGGTGATGCGGACCCCGGGCAATGAAATCTGGCATGCGGCCGGGTTCTGTCTGGGGGAGGGCCTGGTGAACCGGCCGGAAGATATCCGGACCATCGGATATGATGTCAACCTGGATCCCAATGTCATCGATATCTGGCTGACAAAAGAGCGCAAAAATAAGATCGGTCATCTGCTCAAGCGAAAAAGCTTTGTCAGCCAGACCAGCTGCGGTATCTGCGGCAAAGAGATGCTCAAAGACATTCAGTCTTCGGTGCAGCCGGCCCCGGACGGATTCAAGCTGTCCCTGGACCGGGCCATGACCTGTATCGCCGCTCTGTCCAAAAATCAGAAATTCTACCAGCGGACCCGGGGGTCCCATGCCGCCCTGCTGTTCGGCCCTGATGGAGAGACCCTGGCATTTGCCGAAGATGTCGGCCGACACAACGGTCTGGACAAGGCCGTGGGCAAAGCGTTTCTGGATCATACCCTGGCTCGGGCCCGGATTCTGGTTTTGTCATCCCGGATCAGCTATGAACTGGTTCAGAAAGCGGCCCGGGCCCGGATTCCGGTGATTATTTCCAATTCCCGGCCCACGGCCCTGGCAGCGACCATGGGAAAATCATTGAACATGACTCTGGCGTTTCCTGTCGGAGAAGACCAGATCATGGTGGTATGCGGTGAGCACCGTTTTATTCACAACAGCAATTACATGCGGGGAATCTCCTGA
- a CDS encoding electron transfer flavoprotein subunit beta/FixA family protein produces MKILTTVKKVVDVELNIHVENGAILDKGLQYVINAWDENAVEAAVQLKESHKADTTLVSLGSGDNTDIIRKCYAMGIDNAIHIDDPALAKADSPTFARVLQKVYEAGDYDLVITGKQAQDTDAGQAGIMLAQFLNIPCVSNVIKIEVTDDSHIQVSRLGDAGTEILDVTLPAVITVSDGINEPRLPAMRGIMMAKKKKINVMDLAGLGTSFEDVGGTAPTSEIVEFMPTEKRKGGQKFEGEPAEVTAKVVDLLVNEAKVL; encoded by the coding sequence TTGAAAATCTTGACAACTGTGAAAAAAGTCGTTGACGTGGAGTTGAATATCCATGTGGAGAACGGCGCTATTCTGGACAAAGGGTTGCAGTATGTGATCAATGCCTGGGATGAGAATGCCGTGGAAGCCGCGGTTCAGCTCAAGGAATCCCACAAGGCGGACACCACGCTGGTATCTCTGGGCAGTGGGGACAATACCGATATCATTCGAAAATGCTATGCCATGGGCATCGACAATGCCATCCACATCGATGATCCGGCCCTGGCAAAAGCGGATTCTCCCACCTTTGCCAGAGTGCTTCAGAAAGTCTATGAAGCAGGGGACTATGATCTGGTGATCACGGGCAAGCAGGCCCAGGACACGGACGCGGGCCAGGCCGGTATCATGCTGGCTCAATTTTTGAACATTCCCTGCGTCAGCAATGTGATCAAGATCGAGGTCACGGATGACTCCCATATCCAGGTATCCCGACTGGGGGATGCAGGCACGGAAATTCTCGATGTGACCCTGCCGGCCGTGATCACGGTGAGCGATGGGATCAATGAACCCCGTCTGCCGGCCATGCGGGGCATCATGATGGCCAAGAAGAAAAAGATCAATGTCATGGACCTGGCCGGGCTGGGGACATCTTTTGAAGACGTGGGGGGGACCGCCCCGACATCCGAGATCGTGGAATTCATGCCCACGGAAAAACGCAAAGGTGGACAGAAATTCGAAGGTGAGCCCGCTGAAGTCACTGCCAAGGTAGTGGATCTGCTGGTGAATGAAGCCAAGGTGTTATAA